A single Primulina eburnea isolate SZY01 chromosome 11, ASM2296580v1, whole genome shotgun sequence DNA region contains:
- the LOC140804226 gene encoding photosystem I reaction center subunit psaK, chloroplastic, with protein sequence MASTVMMTSLPQFNGLRPQTAPVVSHVKSLVALQPIKRRGQGALGARCDFIGSPTNLIMVTATSLMLFAGRFGLAPSANRKATAGLKLEVRESGLQTGDPAGFTLADTLACGTVGHIIGVGVVLGLKNIGAI encoded by the exons ATGGCTTCTACAGTGATGATGACTTCTCTGCCACAATTCAATGGGCTCAGGCCTCAAACAGCACCTGTAGTTTCTCATGTGAAGAGCTTG GTAGCACTTCAACCCATTAAGCGCAGAGGGCAGGGAGCTTTAGGAGCTCGCTGTGACTTCATTGGATCACCTACTAACTTG ATAATGGTGACAGCAACTAGTTTAATGTTGTTTGCGGGTCGGTTTGGGTTGGCTCCATCAGCGAACCGTAAGGCGACTGCGGGGTTGAAGCTGGAGGTGAGGGAATCCGGTCTGCAGACTGGCGATCCTGCGGGGTTCACGTTGGCTGATACATTGGCGTGTGGAACAGTAGGCCACATTATCGGAGTTGGGGTTGTACTTGGTCTCAAAAACATCGGTGCCATCTAA
- the LOC140804738 gene encoding protein kinase PINOID-like — MVDSRRNLDEMIFARGFYSSKSSRSSDTTISHRTSFSRLSFELPTSSPENQAAMTPHRSSGSSFQAIGSKTGLSFRDFSLVRQIGSGDIGRVYLCRLRGGDERRLYAMKVVDNEVLVMKKKTQRAETERKIMRLLDHPFLPTLKAEFEASNFSCVVMEYCSGGDLHSLRHKQPQKRFSISSARFYAAEVLVALEYLHMLGIIYRDLKPENVLVRSDGHIMLTDFDLSLCADAIPAVEYPDSSPESASSSAAEQSSRYLTLFSCISNRLFRSKKIQTLATNRIFVAEPVNARSSSFVGTHEYVAPEVASGRAHGNAVDWWAFGVFMYEMIYGRTPFGGANNEATLRNITKQPLAFPNEWRCGSSEAHARGLITGLLNKDPGRRLGSKRGAAEVKTHPFFKGLNFALIRSVMPPSVPGIRRQKTVTSRCQTAPFSLF; from the exons ATGGTAGACTCACGGAGGAATTTGGATGAGATGATTTTTGCACGAGGATTTTACTCCAGCAAAAGCTCCAGGAGCAGTGACACTACGATAAGCCATCGCACCAGCTTCAGCCGGCTTTCTTTCGAGCTTCCGACTAGCTCGCCGGAGAATCAGGCGGCGATGACGCCGCACCGTTCGTCGGGCTCGTCATTCCAAGCAATTGGTTCGAAAACGGGGTTGAGTTTCCGGGACTTCAGCCTTGTCCGGCAAATCGGCAGTGGAGACATCGGTAGAGTTTATCTCTGCCGCCTCCGCGGCGGGGATGAGCGGCGGCTCTACGCCATGAAAGTGGTGGACAATGAAGTGCTGGTCATGAAGAAGAAAACCCAAAGAGCTGAGACTGAAAGGAAGATCATGAGATTATTAGACCACCCTTTTTTGCCCACTCTGAAGGCCGAATTCGAGGCCTCCAATTTTTCTTGCGTGGTGATGGAGTATTGTTCCGGCGGGGATTTGCATTCTTTGAGGCACAAACAGCCGCAGAAACGTTTCTCTATCAGCTCGGCGAg GTTTTATGCAGCTGAAGTTTTGGTAGCACTAGAGTATCTTCATATGTTGGGTATAATATACAGAGATCTGAAGCCCGAAAATGTGCTCGTCAGATCCGACGGTCACATTATGCTCACCGACTTTGATCTTTCCCTATGCGCCGACGCAATCCCCGCCGTCGAATACCCTGACTCCTCACCCGAATCAGCATCTTCATCTGCAGCAGAACAGAGCTCCCGCTACCTCACTCTATTCTCATGCATCTCGAACCGGCTCTTCCGGTCTAAAAAGATCCAGACTTTAGCCACGAACCGGATATTCGTGGCCGAGCCAGTCAACGCACGGTCAAGCTCCTTCGTGGGGACCCATGAGTACGTGGCGCCAGAGGTGGCATCCGGTAGGGCCCACGGTAACGCCGTTGATTGGTGGGCTTTTGGTGTTTTCATGTACGAAATGATTTATGGGCGGACCCCATTTGGTGGCGCAAATAACGAAGCAACGCTGCGTAACATAACTAAACAACCGCTGGCGTTCCCCAACGAGTGGCGCTGCGGCTCGAGCGAAGCCCACGCCAGAGGACTGATAACCGGGTTGCTGAACAAGGATCCAGGTCGGAGGCTCGGGTCGAAGCGGGGGGCAGCGGAGGTGAAGACCCACCCGTTTTTCAAGGGGTTGAATTTTGCCCTGATACGGTCCGTGATGCCACCCAGTGTACCGGGAATCAGGAGACAGAAGACGGTTACGTCGCGTTGCCAAACGGCGCCGTTCAGTCTGTTCTGa
- the LOC140804682 gene encoding protein BREAST CANCER SUSCEPTIBILITY 1 homolog isoform X1 has translation MKYICTGEAPFNSPKMADASHLERMGRELNCPICLSLLSSAVSLYCNHVFCNSCIEKSMKSASNCPVCKVPYRRREIRPAPHMDNLVSVYRNMEVAMGVNIFVTQTAASTKLSGAAENNQTGANTRVIQDKGESHLEPLYCKNQELRLNKRSKWPATSNQGDFATAFGKPSFPTKKRVQVPSTTDMHRQPGILEERIGETVKNNPEGYPLTGRNTPVVCEKGQPVFTPFFWLREEEDIEKPTQQSYEDELIGTPLDAPCFSDIKDSDDERGNCNRGDLIDSEMFDWTQRPCSPELCSSPAIMKIEDNMENPRCQEEIEASYTDTTTSGSKIRTKRRKGLDKTKKSGKVVQNKSGTANMTVNKLTGTEGSRRKKKTVHEVEATCFESNKVNYESMLKSGEMDYSLNTRGISRKNKKVVCSDVIVQEVADKVSTLLNETGPLQKKRKTAFDDSLVSKYHQRNSKLKSVKGNKISKTSGQLQKLGGRISTQKVETGNNVKEEGPCNEVLISNTDVNFSRFCDKKEFAGQGMPNMNCEESCNETLKSSKMVKFLEGKSNSSSSITSESLHEMSAMRGRYFQENNCNSYQRGMEVVPEISKTLPTPNRTPLKKCKMLSAIIHCSFCQSSEDSEASGAMVKYYNGKLVTDSQTASSKIIHVHKNCTEWAPNVYFEGDNVINLEAELSRSHRIRCCCCGIKGAALGCYDKICRRSFHIPCARLTPECRWDNENFVMLCPLHASHQLPNEELESQTKPRRKIYNNSLSNVHQPNITSKCESSTIIQWKFEKRLKNLVLCCSAITNVEKGIIFEFQKLSGVTVLKNWDLSVTHVIASTDENGACRRTLKVLMGMLEGKWILSLEWIKACLKAKEFVQEQQYEITCDIHGIRDGPRLGRLRLLNKQPKLFNGFKFYFTGDFAPSYKGYLHDLAISAGGKVLHRKPVVEDHSIPPWKCSANTYIVYNQELPENCKSSEHNLILKRRLSDAEALASSTGATAASNSWILNSIAGHKLQNLG, from the exons ATGAAGTATATATGTACTGGAGAGGCGCCGTTCAATTCCCCAAAAATGGCAGACGCATCGCATCTAGAAAGAATGGGAAGGGAGCTCAACTGCCCCATCTG CTTGAGTCTCCTGAGTTCTGCGGTTTCGCTCTACTGTAATCATGTATTTTGCAA TTCATGTATCGAGAAATCCATGAAATCGGCATCCAATTGTCCAGTCTGTAAGGTTCCATATAGGCGTAGAG AAATTCGACCTGCACCTCACATGGATAACTTGGTCAGTGTTTATAGGAATATGGAAGTTGCAATGGGGGTCAACATTTTCGTCACTCAAACTGCTGCTTCAACAAAATTATCTG GCGCAGCCGAAAACAACCAAACTGGTGCTAACACCCGTGTGATCCAAGATAAAGGCGAATCACATTTGGAACCTTTATATTGCAAAAATCAGGAACTACGTCTAAATAAAAGATCAAAATGGCCAGCAACGAGTAATCAAGGAGATTTTGCCACAGCTTTTGGAAAACCTTCATTTCCTACCAAGAAAAGGGTTCAGGTTCCATCTACTACAGATATGCATAGACAGCCTGGAATCCTGGAAGAAAGAATTGGGGAAACTGTCAAAAATAATCCTGAAGGATACCCTCTCACAGGAAGAAACACTCCCGTTGTCTGCGAAAAGGGTCAACCTGTATTTACTCCATTCTTCTGGCTAAGAGAGGAAGAGGATATTGAGAAACCAACCCAGCAGTCTTATGAGGATGAACTCATTGGAACACCCCTAGATGCTCCTTGCTTCAGTGACATCAAGGACTCAGATGATGAG AGAGGCAACTGTAATAGGGGAGATTTAATTGACAGTGAGATGTTTGATTGGACACAGAGGCCTTGCTCTCCTGAACTTTGCTCAAGCCCTGCCATTATGAAG ATTGAAGATAATATGGAGAACCCTAGATGCCAAGAAGAGATCGAGGCTTCCTATACTGATACAACAACTTCAGGTTCTAAGATACGTACGAAGAGAAGAAAAGGTTTGGACAAAACAAAGAAAAGTGGAAAAGTAGTTCAGAATAAAAGTGGAACGGCTAATATGACAGTTAATAAGTTAACTGGGACCGAAGGAAGCAGGAGAAAGAAGAAAACTGTGCATGAAGTAGAGGCAACTTGTTTCGAGTCAAACAAAGTGAATTATGAAAGCATGCTGAAATCTGGCGAAATGGACTACTCCCTGAATACTAGGGGAATATcacgtaaaaataaaaaagttgTCTGCTCTGATGTCATTGTACAAGAGGTGGCAGACAAAGTTTCAACCCTCCTAAACGAGACGGGACCTCTGCAAAAGAAACGTAAAACTGCATTTGATGATTCTTTAGTTTCAAAATATCACCAACGAAACAGTAAGTTGAAAAGCGTCAAAGGTAATAAAATTAGCAAGACATCTGGTCAGCTGCAAAAATTAGGTGGTAGAATTAGTACTCAGAAGGTTGAAACTGGCAACAATGTCAAAGAGGAAGGTCCATGCAATGAGGTGTTGATTTCTAATACAGATGTTAATTTCTCACGATTTTGCGACAAAAAGGAATTTGCAGGCCAGGGAATGCCAAACATGAATTGTGAAGAAAGTTGTAACGAAACTTTGAAATCTTCAAAGATGGTGAAATTTTTGGAAGGCAAATCCAATAGCAGTAGTAGCATCACCTCTGAAAGTCTTCATGAAATGTCTGCAATGAGAGGTCGATATTTCCAAGAAAATAATTGTAATTCCTATCAACGAGGAATGGAAGTCGTTCCAGAAATCTCTAAAACACTGCCCACTCCAAATAGGACACCATTGAAAAAATGCAAGATGCTCTCTGCTATAATTCATTGTTCGTTCTGTCAATCATCTGAAGATTCTGAG gcTTCAGGGGCCATGGTTAAATACTACAATGGGAAACTAGTTACAGACAGTCAGACTGCAAGTTCGAAAATCATACATGTGCACAAAAACTGCACAGAATG GGCACCTAATGTGTACTTTGAAGGAGACAATGTCATCAACCTTGAAGCTGAATTATCTAGAAGTCATAGAATTAGATGCTGTTGCTGTGGAATTAAGGGTGCTGCCCTTGGATGCTATGATAAGATTTGCCGGAGGAGCTTTCATATTCCTTGTGCGAGACTAACTCCGGAGTGTAGATGGGATAAT GAAAACTTCGTCATGTTGTGCCCTCTTCATGCGTCCCATCAGCTGCCAAATGAGGAACTTGAATCTCAAACTAAGCCGAGAAGAAAAATTTATAACAACAG tCTATCTAATGTCCATCAACCAAACATCACTTCTAAATGTGAAAGTAGCACGATTATACAATGGAAGTTTGAGAAAAGGCTCAAAAACCTTGTTCTATGCTGTTCAGCAATAACCAACGTAGAGAAG GGAATAATTTTTGAATTTCAAAAGTTGTCTGGAGTGACAGTCCTAAAGAACTGGGACCTAAGTGTCACCCATGTCATTGCATCTACAGATGAGAATGGGGCGTGCAGAAGAACCCTCAAAGTTTTGATGGGCATGTTAGAAGGAAAGTGGATTTTAAGCTTAGAGT GGATTAAAGCTTGCTTGAAAGCCAAAGAATTTGTCCAAGAGCAGCAGTACGAGATTACATGTGACATTCATGGAATCAGGGATGGCCCCAGACTTGGAAGATTAAGACTTCTGAACAAG CAACCAAAGCTATTTAATGGATTCAAATTTTATTTCACCGGTGATTTCGCACCTTCGTACAAAGGATATCTTCACGACCTTGCTATCTCAGCTGGAGGGAAAGTACTCCACAGAAAGCCTGTTGTGGAAGACCATTCCATCCCACCTTGGAAATGCTCTGCAAATACGTACATTGTTTACAACCAAGAACTTCCTGAGAACTGCAAATCATCTGAACATAACTTGATCTTGAAGCGTAGACTTAGCGATGCAGAAGCTTTAGCCAGTTCAACTGGAGCAACGGCGGCAAGCAATTCATGGATTCTTAATTCCATTGCCGGTCATAAGTTGCAAAATCTTGGATAA
- the LOC140804682 gene encoding protein BREAST CANCER SUSCEPTIBILITY 1 homolog isoform X2, whose product MKYICTGEAPFNSPKMADASHLERMGRELNCPICLSLLSSAVSLYCNHVFCNSCIEKSMKSASNCPVCKVPYRRREIRPAPHMDNLVSVYRNMEVAMGVNIFVTQTAASTKLSAENNQTGANTRVIQDKGESHLEPLYCKNQELRLNKRSKWPATSNQGDFATAFGKPSFPTKKRVQVPSTTDMHRQPGILEERIGETVKNNPEGYPLTGRNTPVVCEKGQPVFTPFFWLREEEDIEKPTQQSYEDELIGTPLDAPCFSDIKDSDDERGNCNRGDLIDSEMFDWTQRPCSPELCSSPAIMKIEDNMENPRCQEEIEASYTDTTTSGSKIRTKRRKGLDKTKKSGKVVQNKSGTANMTVNKLTGTEGSRRKKKTVHEVEATCFESNKVNYESMLKSGEMDYSLNTRGISRKNKKVVCSDVIVQEVADKVSTLLNETGPLQKKRKTAFDDSLVSKYHQRNSKLKSVKGNKISKTSGQLQKLGGRISTQKVETGNNVKEEGPCNEVLISNTDVNFSRFCDKKEFAGQGMPNMNCEESCNETLKSSKMVKFLEGKSNSSSSITSESLHEMSAMRGRYFQENNCNSYQRGMEVVPEISKTLPTPNRTPLKKCKMLSAIIHCSFCQSSEDSEASGAMVKYYNGKLVTDSQTASSKIIHVHKNCTEWAPNVYFEGDNVINLEAELSRSHRIRCCCCGIKGAALGCYDKICRRSFHIPCARLTPECRWDNENFVMLCPLHASHQLPNEELESQTKPRRKIYNNSLSNVHQPNITSKCESSTIIQWKFEKRLKNLVLCCSAITNVEKGIIFEFQKLSGVTVLKNWDLSVTHVIASTDENGACRRTLKVLMGMLEGKWILSLEWIKACLKAKEFVQEQQYEITCDIHGIRDGPRLGRLRLLNKQPKLFNGFKFYFTGDFAPSYKGYLHDLAISAGGKVLHRKPVVEDHSIPPWKCSANTYIVYNQELPENCKSSEHNLILKRRLSDAEALASSTGATAASNSWILNSIAGHKLQNLG is encoded by the exons ATGAAGTATATATGTACTGGAGAGGCGCCGTTCAATTCCCCAAAAATGGCAGACGCATCGCATCTAGAAAGAATGGGAAGGGAGCTCAACTGCCCCATCTG CTTGAGTCTCCTGAGTTCTGCGGTTTCGCTCTACTGTAATCATGTATTTTGCAA TTCATGTATCGAGAAATCCATGAAATCGGCATCCAATTGTCCAGTCTGTAAGGTTCCATATAGGCGTAGAG AAATTCGACCTGCACCTCACATGGATAACTTGGTCAGTGTTTATAGGAATATGGAAGTTGCAATGGGGGTCAACATTTTCGTCACTCAAACTGCTGCTTCAACAAAATTATCTG CCGAAAACAACCAAACTGGTGCTAACACCCGTGTGATCCAAGATAAAGGCGAATCACATTTGGAACCTTTATATTGCAAAAATCAGGAACTACGTCTAAATAAAAGATCAAAATGGCCAGCAACGAGTAATCAAGGAGATTTTGCCACAGCTTTTGGAAAACCTTCATTTCCTACCAAGAAAAGGGTTCAGGTTCCATCTACTACAGATATGCATAGACAGCCTGGAATCCTGGAAGAAAGAATTGGGGAAACTGTCAAAAATAATCCTGAAGGATACCCTCTCACAGGAAGAAACACTCCCGTTGTCTGCGAAAAGGGTCAACCTGTATTTACTCCATTCTTCTGGCTAAGAGAGGAAGAGGATATTGAGAAACCAACCCAGCAGTCTTATGAGGATGAACTCATTGGAACACCCCTAGATGCTCCTTGCTTCAGTGACATCAAGGACTCAGATGATGAG AGAGGCAACTGTAATAGGGGAGATTTAATTGACAGTGAGATGTTTGATTGGACACAGAGGCCTTGCTCTCCTGAACTTTGCTCAAGCCCTGCCATTATGAAG ATTGAAGATAATATGGAGAACCCTAGATGCCAAGAAGAGATCGAGGCTTCCTATACTGATACAACAACTTCAGGTTCTAAGATACGTACGAAGAGAAGAAAAGGTTTGGACAAAACAAAGAAAAGTGGAAAAGTAGTTCAGAATAAAAGTGGAACGGCTAATATGACAGTTAATAAGTTAACTGGGACCGAAGGAAGCAGGAGAAAGAAGAAAACTGTGCATGAAGTAGAGGCAACTTGTTTCGAGTCAAACAAAGTGAATTATGAAAGCATGCTGAAATCTGGCGAAATGGACTACTCCCTGAATACTAGGGGAATATcacgtaaaaataaaaaagttgTCTGCTCTGATGTCATTGTACAAGAGGTGGCAGACAAAGTTTCAACCCTCCTAAACGAGACGGGACCTCTGCAAAAGAAACGTAAAACTGCATTTGATGATTCTTTAGTTTCAAAATATCACCAACGAAACAGTAAGTTGAAAAGCGTCAAAGGTAATAAAATTAGCAAGACATCTGGTCAGCTGCAAAAATTAGGTGGTAGAATTAGTACTCAGAAGGTTGAAACTGGCAACAATGTCAAAGAGGAAGGTCCATGCAATGAGGTGTTGATTTCTAATACAGATGTTAATTTCTCACGATTTTGCGACAAAAAGGAATTTGCAGGCCAGGGAATGCCAAACATGAATTGTGAAGAAAGTTGTAACGAAACTTTGAAATCTTCAAAGATGGTGAAATTTTTGGAAGGCAAATCCAATAGCAGTAGTAGCATCACCTCTGAAAGTCTTCATGAAATGTCTGCAATGAGAGGTCGATATTTCCAAGAAAATAATTGTAATTCCTATCAACGAGGAATGGAAGTCGTTCCAGAAATCTCTAAAACACTGCCCACTCCAAATAGGACACCATTGAAAAAATGCAAGATGCTCTCTGCTATAATTCATTGTTCGTTCTGTCAATCATCTGAAGATTCTGAG gcTTCAGGGGCCATGGTTAAATACTACAATGGGAAACTAGTTACAGACAGTCAGACTGCAAGTTCGAAAATCATACATGTGCACAAAAACTGCACAGAATG GGCACCTAATGTGTACTTTGAAGGAGACAATGTCATCAACCTTGAAGCTGAATTATCTAGAAGTCATAGAATTAGATGCTGTTGCTGTGGAATTAAGGGTGCTGCCCTTGGATGCTATGATAAGATTTGCCGGAGGAGCTTTCATATTCCTTGTGCGAGACTAACTCCGGAGTGTAGATGGGATAAT GAAAACTTCGTCATGTTGTGCCCTCTTCATGCGTCCCATCAGCTGCCAAATGAGGAACTTGAATCTCAAACTAAGCCGAGAAGAAAAATTTATAACAACAG tCTATCTAATGTCCATCAACCAAACATCACTTCTAAATGTGAAAGTAGCACGATTATACAATGGAAGTTTGAGAAAAGGCTCAAAAACCTTGTTCTATGCTGTTCAGCAATAACCAACGTAGAGAAG GGAATAATTTTTGAATTTCAAAAGTTGTCTGGAGTGACAGTCCTAAAGAACTGGGACCTAAGTGTCACCCATGTCATTGCATCTACAGATGAGAATGGGGCGTGCAGAAGAACCCTCAAAGTTTTGATGGGCATGTTAGAAGGAAAGTGGATTTTAAGCTTAGAGT GGATTAAAGCTTGCTTGAAAGCCAAAGAATTTGTCCAAGAGCAGCAGTACGAGATTACATGTGACATTCATGGAATCAGGGATGGCCCCAGACTTGGAAGATTAAGACTTCTGAACAAG CAACCAAAGCTATTTAATGGATTCAAATTTTATTTCACCGGTGATTTCGCACCTTCGTACAAAGGATATCTTCACGACCTTGCTATCTCAGCTGGAGGGAAAGTACTCCACAGAAAGCCTGTTGTGGAAGACCATTCCATCCCACCTTGGAAATGCTCTGCAAATACGTACATTGTTTACAACCAAGAACTTCCTGAGAACTGCAAATCATCTGAACATAACTTGATCTTGAAGCGTAGACTTAGCGATGCAGAAGCTTTAGCCAGTTCAACTGGAGCAACGGCGGCAAGCAATTCATGGATTCTTAATTCCATTGCCGGTCATAAGTTGCAAAATCTTGGATAA
- the LOC140804682 gene encoding protein BREAST CANCER SUSCEPTIBILITY 1 homolog isoform X3, which translates to MEVAMGVNIFVTQTAASTKLSGAAENNQTGANTRVIQDKGESHLEPLYCKNQELRLNKRSKWPATSNQGDFATAFGKPSFPTKKRVQVPSTTDMHRQPGILEERIGETVKNNPEGYPLTGRNTPVVCEKGQPVFTPFFWLREEEDIEKPTQQSYEDELIGTPLDAPCFSDIKDSDDERGNCNRGDLIDSEMFDWTQRPCSPELCSSPAIMKIEDNMENPRCQEEIEASYTDTTTSGSKIRTKRRKGLDKTKKSGKVVQNKSGTANMTVNKLTGTEGSRRKKKTVHEVEATCFESNKVNYESMLKSGEMDYSLNTRGISRKNKKVVCSDVIVQEVADKVSTLLNETGPLQKKRKTAFDDSLVSKYHQRNSKLKSVKGNKISKTSGQLQKLGGRISTQKVETGNNVKEEGPCNEVLISNTDVNFSRFCDKKEFAGQGMPNMNCEESCNETLKSSKMVKFLEGKSNSSSSITSESLHEMSAMRGRYFQENNCNSYQRGMEVVPEISKTLPTPNRTPLKKCKMLSAIIHCSFCQSSEDSEASGAMVKYYNGKLVTDSQTASSKIIHVHKNCTEWAPNVYFEGDNVINLEAELSRSHRIRCCCCGIKGAALGCYDKICRRSFHIPCARLTPECRWDNENFVMLCPLHASHQLPNEELESQTKPRRKIYNNSLSNVHQPNITSKCESSTIIQWKFEKRLKNLVLCCSAITNVEKGIIFEFQKLSGVTVLKNWDLSVTHVIASTDENGACRRTLKVLMGMLEGKWILSLEWIKACLKAKEFVQEQQYEITCDIHGIRDGPRLGRLRLLNKQPKLFNGFKFYFTGDFAPSYKGYLHDLAISAGGKVLHRKPVVEDHSIPPWKCSANTYIVYNQELPENCKSSEHNLILKRRLSDAEALASSTGATAASNSWILNSIAGHKLQNLG; encoded by the exons ATGGAAGTTGCAATGGGGGTCAACATTTTCGTCACTCAAACTGCTGCTTCAACAAAATTATCTG GCGCAGCCGAAAACAACCAAACTGGTGCTAACACCCGTGTGATCCAAGATAAAGGCGAATCACATTTGGAACCTTTATATTGCAAAAATCAGGAACTACGTCTAAATAAAAGATCAAAATGGCCAGCAACGAGTAATCAAGGAGATTTTGCCACAGCTTTTGGAAAACCTTCATTTCCTACCAAGAAAAGGGTTCAGGTTCCATCTACTACAGATATGCATAGACAGCCTGGAATCCTGGAAGAAAGAATTGGGGAAACTGTCAAAAATAATCCTGAAGGATACCCTCTCACAGGAAGAAACACTCCCGTTGTCTGCGAAAAGGGTCAACCTGTATTTACTCCATTCTTCTGGCTAAGAGAGGAAGAGGATATTGAGAAACCAACCCAGCAGTCTTATGAGGATGAACTCATTGGAACACCCCTAGATGCTCCTTGCTTCAGTGACATCAAGGACTCAGATGATGAG AGAGGCAACTGTAATAGGGGAGATTTAATTGACAGTGAGATGTTTGATTGGACACAGAGGCCTTGCTCTCCTGAACTTTGCTCAAGCCCTGCCATTATGAAG ATTGAAGATAATATGGAGAACCCTAGATGCCAAGAAGAGATCGAGGCTTCCTATACTGATACAACAACTTCAGGTTCTAAGATACGTACGAAGAGAAGAAAAGGTTTGGACAAAACAAAGAAAAGTGGAAAAGTAGTTCAGAATAAAAGTGGAACGGCTAATATGACAGTTAATAAGTTAACTGGGACCGAAGGAAGCAGGAGAAAGAAGAAAACTGTGCATGAAGTAGAGGCAACTTGTTTCGAGTCAAACAAAGTGAATTATGAAAGCATGCTGAAATCTGGCGAAATGGACTACTCCCTGAATACTAGGGGAATATcacgtaaaaataaaaaagttgTCTGCTCTGATGTCATTGTACAAGAGGTGGCAGACAAAGTTTCAACCCTCCTAAACGAGACGGGACCTCTGCAAAAGAAACGTAAAACTGCATTTGATGATTCTTTAGTTTCAAAATATCACCAACGAAACAGTAAGTTGAAAAGCGTCAAAGGTAATAAAATTAGCAAGACATCTGGTCAGCTGCAAAAATTAGGTGGTAGAATTAGTACTCAGAAGGTTGAAACTGGCAACAATGTCAAAGAGGAAGGTCCATGCAATGAGGTGTTGATTTCTAATACAGATGTTAATTTCTCACGATTTTGCGACAAAAAGGAATTTGCAGGCCAGGGAATGCCAAACATGAATTGTGAAGAAAGTTGTAACGAAACTTTGAAATCTTCAAAGATGGTGAAATTTTTGGAAGGCAAATCCAATAGCAGTAGTAGCATCACCTCTGAAAGTCTTCATGAAATGTCTGCAATGAGAGGTCGATATTTCCAAGAAAATAATTGTAATTCCTATCAACGAGGAATGGAAGTCGTTCCAGAAATCTCTAAAACACTGCCCACTCCAAATAGGACACCATTGAAAAAATGCAAGATGCTCTCTGCTATAATTCATTGTTCGTTCTGTCAATCATCTGAAGATTCTGAG gcTTCAGGGGCCATGGTTAAATACTACAATGGGAAACTAGTTACAGACAGTCAGACTGCAAGTTCGAAAATCATACATGTGCACAAAAACTGCACAGAATG GGCACCTAATGTGTACTTTGAAGGAGACAATGTCATCAACCTTGAAGCTGAATTATCTAGAAGTCATAGAATTAGATGCTGTTGCTGTGGAATTAAGGGTGCTGCCCTTGGATGCTATGATAAGATTTGCCGGAGGAGCTTTCATATTCCTTGTGCGAGACTAACTCCGGAGTGTAGATGGGATAAT GAAAACTTCGTCATGTTGTGCCCTCTTCATGCGTCCCATCAGCTGCCAAATGAGGAACTTGAATCTCAAACTAAGCCGAGAAGAAAAATTTATAACAACAG tCTATCTAATGTCCATCAACCAAACATCACTTCTAAATGTGAAAGTAGCACGATTATACAATGGAAGTTTGAGAAAAGGCTCAAAAACCTTGTTCTATGCTGTTCAGCAATAACCAACGTAGAGAAG GGAATAATTTTTGAATTTCAAAAGTTGTCTGGAGTGACAGTCCTAAAGAACTGGGACCTAAGTGTCACCCATGTCATTGCATCTACAGATGAGAATGGGGCGTGCAGAAGAACCCTCAAAGTTTTGATGGGCATGTTAGAAGGAAAGTGGATTTTAAGCTTAGAGT GGATTAAAGCTTGCTTGAAAGCCAAAGAATTTGTCCAAGAGCAGCAGTACGAGATTACATGTGACATTCATGGAATCAGGGATGGCCCCAGACTTGGAAGATTAAGACTTCTGAACAAG CAACCAAAGCTATTTAATGGATTCAAATTTTATTTCACCGGTGATTTCGCACCTTCGTACAAAGGATATCTTCACGACCTTGCTATCTCAGCTGGAGGGAAAGTACTCCACAGAAAGCCTGTTGTGGAAGACCATTCCATCCCACCTTGGAAATGCTCTGCAAATACGTACATTGTTTACAACCAAGAACTTCCTGAGAACTGCAAATCATCTGAACATAACTTGATCTTGAAGCGTAGACTTAGCGATGCAGAAGCTTTAGCCAGTTCAACTGGAGCAACGGCGGCAAGCAATTCATGGATTCTTAATTCCATTGCCGGTCATAAGTTGCAAAATCTTGGATAA